The DNA window GGTGAGCATCCAGGAGATGGCCGCGGACAGGCGGTTGCCGTTGTAGCCGAAGGCGGCGCGCGACAGGGCCAGGGTGGGGGCGCTGCCGCGCTTGCCCAGGACGGCGACCACGCCGCACGCCAGGAAGGAGACGACGACGCCGATGGCGCCGGCGATCGCCGCTTGGGCGAAGGACAGGCCGAATCCGAGCACCCACGCGCCCCAGGACAGGCCGAGGACGGAGATGTTGGCGGCGAACCAGGGCATGAACAGGTCGCGGGGCCGACCCTTGCGCTCGGACTCGGCGATGACGTCCAAGCCCGCATTCTCGATGCGGGAGGCGGGGTCGGGGGCCGGGATGGATCCGGACGCGGGGGCCGGACGGGGATCGGGAGCGGCGGGGTCGGGGGACACGGGCGTTCCCTCCTTTCTCGGGTGAGGCGGCGGCCGGTGCGCGGCGCGTCCGTCAGGTGTCATGACACATGACGCTGCGTCGGCACTGTAGCACCGCACGGGCCGGTCCTGTCCAGCGGCGCTCGCCGGGCCCGCTCAGCAGTGCTCGCCGGGCCCCGCGCCGGCCGCCCCGGCCCCGAACCGGGCCGGCGACAGCGCCTCAGTGGCCGGTCCCGTCGCGCCCGGAGTGGAGGGCCTTGTACAGGGTCAGTGCGAGCACCGTGCGGTCGGCGGCCCGGAGCTTGCGCAGCAGGGCGGAGACGTGGTTCTTGACCGTCCCCTCGGCCAGCACCATGCGCGCGGCGATCGCCTGGTTGCTCAGGCCCTCGGCCACCAGGGCGGCCACCTCGCGCTCGGTGGGGGTGAGCAGCGCCAGCGCGGGCGGGCCGTCCCCCTCGTCCCGCTCGTCCCGCGAGGGGGCCAGGGCGAGGCGGGCCACGCGCGGGTCAATGACCAGGCCGCCCGCCGCCACGGCGCGCACCGCCTCTGCCAGGGCCTCGATGGAGGTGTCCTTGAGCAGGAACCCGGCCGCCCCGGCGGCCACCGCCCCCCGGACGACGTCGGGCTCGTCGAAGGTGGTCAGCACCAGGACCGGCAGGCCCGGGTGCTCCCGGGCGCACCGGCGCACGAGCTCGATCCCGTCCATGACCGGCATCTTCGCGTCCGCCAGGACGACGTCGACATCCTCGGCGCGCAGCACCGCCAGGGCCTCGGCGCCGTGGGCGGCCTGGGCCACCACGTCGACGCCCTCGACGGTGCCGAAGAGCATGACCAGGCCCCGGCGCAGGAGCTGCTGGTCGTCGA is part of the Actinomyces sp. oral taxon 414 genome and encodes:
- a CDS encoding response regulator, translated to MSGALRVLVVDDQQLLRRGLVMLFGTVEGVDVVAQAAHGAEALAVLRAEDVDVVLADAKMPVMDGIELVRRCAREHPGLPVLVLTTFDEPDVVRGAVAAGAAGFLLKDTSIEALAEAVRAVAAGGLVIDPRVARLALAPSRDERDEGDGPPALALLTPTEREVAALVAEGLSNQAIAARMVLAEGTVKNHVSALLRKLRAADRTVLALTLYKALHSGRDGTGH